A genomic window from Helicobacter pylori includes:
- the lepA gene encoding translation elongation factor 4 — translation MKNIRNFSIIAHIDHGKSTLADCLIAECNAISNREMTSQVMDTMDIEKERGITIKAQSVRLNYTLKGEDYVLNLIDTPGHVDFSYEVSRSLCSCEGALLVVDATQGVEAQTIANTYIALDNNLEILPVINKIDLPNANVLEVKQDIEDTIGIDCSSANEVSAKAKIGIKNLLEKIITTIPAPSGDASAPLKALIYDSWFDNYLGALALVRIMDGSINTEQEILVMGTGKKHGVLGLYYPNPLKKIPTKSLECGEIGIVSLGLKSVTDIAVGDTLTDAKNPTPKPIEGFMPAKPFVFAGLYPIETDRFEDLREALLKLQLNDCALNFEPESSVALGFGFRVGFLGLLHMEVIKERLEREFGLNLIATAPTVVYEVHLTDNSIKYVQNPSELPPENHIACIKEPFVRATIITPSEFLGNLMQLLNHKRGIQEKMEYLNQSRVMLTYSLPSNEIVMDFYDKLKSCTKGYASFDYEPIENREANLVKLDVRVAGDIVDAFSIIIDKNKAYEKGRALVEAMKELIPRQLFEVAIQASVGNKIIARETIKSVGKNVTAKCYGGDITRKRKLLEKQKEGKKRMKAIGKVELPQDAFLAILKID, via the coding sequence ATGAAAAATATCCGCAATTTTTCCATTATCGCTCACATTGACCATGGTAAAAGCACTTTAGCGGATTGTTTGATCGCTGAATGCAACGCTATTAGCAACAGAGAAATGACCAGCCAAGTGATGGACACTATGGATATTGAAAAGGAAAGGGGTATTACGATTAAAGCTCAAAGCGTGCGCTTGAATTACACATTGAAGGGGGAAGATTATGTGTTAAACCTCATTGACACCCCAGGGCATGTGGATTTTAGCTATGAAGTGTCTCGCTCTTTGTGTTCGTGCGAAGGGGCGTTATTGGTGGTAGATGCCACTCAAGGCGTGGAAGCGCAAACCATTGCAAACACTTATATCGCATTGGATAACAATTTAGAAATTTTACCGGTGATCAATAAGATTGATTTGCCGAATGCGAATGTTTTGGAAGTCAAACAGGATATAGAAGACACGATAGGCATTGATTGTTCTAGCGCTAATGAAGTGAGCGCTAAAGCTAAGATTGGCATTAAGAATTTGTTAGAAAAAATCATTACCACTATTCCTGCCCCTAGCGGTGATGCTAGCGCTCCTTTAAAAGCACTCATCTATGATTCATGGTTTGATAATTATTTAGGGGCGTTAGCGCTAGTGCGCATCATGGATGGGAGCATCAACACAGAGCAGGAAATTTTAGTGATGGGGACGGGTAAAAAACATGGCGTTTTAGGGCTATACTACCCCAACCCTTTGAAAAAAATCCCCACCAAAAGTTTAGAATGCGGCGAGATTGGTATTGTGAGTTTGGGGCTAAAGAGCGTTACTGATATTGCGGTAGGCGATACGCTCACAGACGCTAAAAACCCTACCCCTAAACCCATTGAAGGCTTTATGCCGGCTAAGCCCTTTGTGTTTGCGGGGCTTTACCCTATAGAAACGGACCGGTTTGAAGATTTGAGAGAAGCGTTATTGAAACTCCAGCTTAACGATTGCGCTTTGAATTTTGAGCCTGAAAGCTCGGTAGCGCTTGGCTTTGGTTTTAGGGTGGGCTTTTTAGGGCTATTGCATATGGAAGTGATCAAAGAAAGGCTAGAGAGGGAATTTGGCCTTAACTTAATCGCTACCGCTCCCACGGTGGTCTATGAAGTGCATTTAACGGATAATAGCATCAAATATGTCCAAAACCCTAGCGAATTACCCCCTGAAAACCATATCGCTTGCATCAAAGAGCCTTTCGTGAGAGCCACGATTATCACGCCTAGCGAATTTTTGGGTAATTTAATGCAGTTATTGAATCATAAAAGAGGCATTCAAGAAAAAATGGAGTATTTAAACCAGTCTCGTGTCATGCTCACTTATTCTTTGCCGAGCAATGAAATTGTGATGGATTTTTATGACAAGCTCAAATCTTGCACTAAAGGGTATGCGAGCTTTGATTATGAGCCCATAGAAAACAGAGAAGCTAATTTGGTGAAATTAGATGTGAGGGTTGCAGGCGATATAGTGGATGCGTTTTCTATCATCATAGATAAAAATAAGGCGTATGAAAAGGGGCGCGCTTTAGTGGAAGCGATGAAAGAGCTTATCCCGCGCCAGCTTTTTGAAGTCGCTATCCAGGCGAGCGTGGGGAATAAAATCATCGCTAGAGAGACGATCAAATCCGTTGGTAAGAATGTAACGGCTAAGTGCTATGGGGGCGATATT